Proteins encoded in a region of the Acidobacteriota bacterium genome:
- a CDS encoding glycoside hydrolase family 3 protein — protein MLRRLTALSLLACTLCSTSAFSEDKFQQPGPVQLTKEGDRWAEKTLRRLTLEEKIGQMLMVRAIVEFRNVASPEFQQMTAQVRRFHLGGLLLTAPSDSGFVFRNQPYEAAMLVNALQRESDVPLIFAGDLERGPSMRFQGVTQFPSAMAFAAGSDPANVERFARIVATESRALGVQWNFFPVADVNSNPINPIINTRSFGEDPRQVGDLVTRYIRGSVAGGMLTTAKHFPGHGDTSTDSHLEFAIVTGDRARLNAVELVPFRAAIGAGVDAVMVAHVTVPALDPDPNRVASTSPVIISDLLKGQLGFQGLVVPDALDMAALTRLYPQSGRAAVEAVKAGNDMVLLPVDLEAAFNALVAAVRAGEISEAQIDASVRKILNAKAAVGLYRARLVDVAQLDRVLAQPENVQFGQEVAQAAITLVRDNGRLLPLKKVGTTASALPYGQVEAPPAPVLAVLLLEDLRSETGRVFEQQLKARVPGARVVWLDPRNTAAMAPQVVDLAQRADAVIVAAYVVASGGKFVIINGKAVNTVGLQEGPSNLVKAILQVAAAKTVLVSLGNPYLASGFPEVQNYVCTYSNVAVSEVAAVKALFGEAPMAGRLPVTIPGIAARGAGGGGAGRPNVVTVSRQGGTSNVHLRD, from the coding sequence ATGCTGCGCCGCCTGACTGCGCTCTCCCTTCTCGCTTGCACACTCTGCTCCACATCGGCCTTTAGCGAAGACAAGTTCCAGCAGCCTGGGCCCGTCCAACTCACCAAAGAGGGCGACCGGTGGGCGGAGAAGACGCTGCGCCGCCTCACACTCGAAGAGAAGATCGGGCAGATGCTGATGGTGCGCGCCATCGTCGAGTTCCGGAACGTCGCCAGCCCGGAGTTCCAGCAGATGACGGCGCAGGTGCGGCGCTTCCACCTTGGCGGACTGCTGCTCACCGCGCCGAGCGACAGCGGCTTCGTCTTTCGCAACCAGCCTTACGAGGCGGCGATGCTGGTGAACGCGCTGCAGCGCGAGTCTGACGTCCCGCTCATCTTCGCCGGCGACTTGGAGCGCGGACCTTCGATGCGCTTTCAGGGCGTGACGCAGTTTCCCTCCGCCATGGCTTTCGCCGCGGGCAGCGATCCCGCGAATGTCGAACGCTTCGCGCGCATCGTGGCCACCGAGTCGCGCGCGCTCGGCGTGCAGTGGAACTTCTTTCCCGTGGCCGACGTGAATTCCAATCCCATCAATCCCATCATCAATACCCGTTCGTTCGGGGAGGATCCGCGGCAGGTCGGTGATCTCGTCACCCGCTACATCCGCGGCTCGGTCGCGGGTGGCATGCTCACCACCGCCAAGCATTTCCCCGGACACGGCGACACCTCGACCGACAGCCATCTCGAATTCGCCATCGTCACCGGCGACCGCGCGCGGCTCAATGCCGTCGAGCTGGTACCCTTTCGCGCCGCCATCGGTGCCGGCGTGGACGCGGTGATGGTGGCCCACGTCACTGTGCCGGCGCTCGATCCCGACCCGAATCGTGTCGCGTCCACTTCGCCCGTCATCATCAGCGACCTGCTCAAAGGCCAGCTTGGCTTCCAGGGACTGGTCGTGCCCGACGCGCTCGACATGGCCGCGCTCACCCGGCTTTATCCTCAGTCTGGCCGCGCTGCGGTCGAGGCGGTGAAGGCCGGCAACGACATGGTGCTGCTGCCGGTGGACCTCGAAGCTGCCTTCAACGCGCTGGTCGCCGCGGTGCGTGCGGGCGAGATATCCGAAGCGCAGATCGATGCCAGCGTGCGCAAGATCCTGAATGCCAAGGCCGCCGTCGGACTCTATCGCGCCCGCCTGGTGGATGTGGCGCAGCTCGACCGCGTGCTCGCCCAGCCCGAGAATGTGCAGTTCGGTCAGGAGGTAGCGCAGGCCGCCATCACGCTGGTCCGCGACAACGGCAGGCTGCTGCCGCTTAAGAAGGTTGGAACCACGGCGTCCGCCTTGCCGTATGGACAAGTAGAGGCGCCGCCGGCGCCAGTGCTCGCGGTGTTGTTGCTCGAGGACCTGCGCAGCGAGACCGGACGCGTCTTCGAGCAGCAACTGAAGGCGCGCGTGCCGGGAGCGCGCGTGGTCTGGCTCGATCCGCGCAACACTGCGGCGATGGCGCCGCAGGTCGTGGACCTGGCACAACGCGCCGATGCGGTGATCGTGGCGGCCTACGTGGTCGCATCCGGCGGCAAGTTCGTGATCATCAACGGCAAGGCGGTGAACACCGTCGGACTGCAGGAAGGCCCCTCGAATCTCGTCAAGGCCATCTTGCAGGTCGCGGCGGCGAAGACGGTGCTGGTCAGCTTGGGGAATCCGTATCTGGCGTCGGGGTTCCCGGAAGTACAGAATTACGTTTGCACCTATTCGAACGTCGCCGTCTCCGAGGTCGCGGCGGTCAAGGCGCTGTTCGGCGAAGCGCCCATGGCCGGACGCTTGCCGGTTACCATCCCCGGTATCGCCGCCCGCGGCGCTGGGGGCGGCGGCGCGGGCCGGCCAAACGTGGTCACAGTCAGCCGCCAGGGAGGAACATCAAATGTCCACTTACGGGATTAA
- the miaA gene encoding tRNA (adenosine(37)-N6)-dimethylallyltransferase MiaA, whose product MQEPVAIVILGPTGSGKTALSLALAERFSGEIVNCDSVAIYREFEIGTAKPSKHDRARVPHHLFDIAAPTEEFTAGEYSRRAREVLAEIAERKKLPIIVGGTGLYLRALLDGLFAGPPRSEELRARLRADAQDKDKGPQHLHQMLARLDPGAAGQIHKNDVPKLIRAIEVALTAGRPMTELWQAGREPLRGFRILRLGLDPERNALYARLNQRAAQMFERGLVEETKALLEKYGEAARPLASLGYKQAMQLLRGESDRKLAIWAAQQSHRNYAKRQLTWFRREPDVCWLKGFGDDAAITEQAVELVGQRLATSD is encoded by the coding sequence CTGCAGGAACCAGTCGCCATCGTCATCCTTGGCCCCACCGGCAGCGGGAAGACGGCACTCTCGCTCGCGCTGGCGGAGAGGTTTTCGGGCGAGATCGTCAACTGCGACTCGGTCGCCATCTATCGCGAGTTCGAGATCGGGACCGCGAAGCCTTCGAAACACGACCGCGCCCGCGTGCCGCACCATCTCTTCGATATCGCCGCGCCCACCGAAGAGTTCACCGCCGGCGAATACTCGCGGCGCGCCCGCGAGGTGTTGGCCGAGATTGCTGAGCGCAAGAAGCTGCCCATCATCGTCGGCGGCACCGGGCTGTATCTGCGCGCGTTGCTGGACGGCCTGTTCGCTGGACCACCGCGTTCGGAAGAACTGCGCGCGCGTCTCCGTGCCGATGCGCAAGACAAAGACAAAGGCCCGCAGCATCTGCACCAGATGCTCGCGCGTCTCGATCCCGGCGCAGCCGGGCAGATCCACAAAAATGACGTCCCCAAGCTGATCCGCGCGATAGAAGTCGCGCTGACCGCGGGACGTCCGATGACCGAACTGTGGCAGGCCGGCCGCGAGCCGTTGCGCGGCTTCCGCATCCTGCGTCTCGGCCTCGACCCTGAGCGCAACGCCCTCTACGCCCGGCTCAACCAGCGCGCCGCGCAGATGTTCGAGCGCGGCCTGGTGGAAGAAACCAAGGCCCTGCTCGAGAAGTATGGCGAGGCCGCGCGGCCACTCGCTTCGCTCGGGTACAAGCAAGCGATGCAACTCTTGCGCGGCGAGAGCGACCGCAAGCTCGCCATCTGGGCGGCGCAGCAGTCGCACCGCAACTATGCCAAGCGGCAGCTCACGTGGTTCCGCCGCGAACCGGATGTCTGCTGGCTGAAGGGCTTTGGCGACGACGCTGCCATCACTGAGCAGGCGGTTGAGCTGGTGGGCCAGCGACTCGCGACTAGCGACTAG
- a CDS encoding TonB C-terminal domain-containing protein, with the protein MATVSTQKREVQLDLYPRPVEPFVPHFEQVEGRWTWRHFVALTGFSILLHIVFVLLIVAVIVALPRNSPIVLTARQLLAKDDSVQYLQLAPDQQKLVEHPKTNVISDKDRMTSSRAPSIDRKTLDRLADNLRRGAPSPAATNAVSPQAPQPQQQPAPQSGPPAQPSTQQQIAELHSPALPGRGRALPDFGGPASAGAVIQQAARAASEQRGGGGESGDYGSGPAFAKTAQRGDFEVLSDTLGVDFAPYLQRMRLQIMNNWMNLIPEAARAPLRKKGLVVIEFSVLKDGTVTGVRLVGPSGDISLDRAAFGAITASNPMPQLPTDFRGDYFTVRGRFFYNPDRNEMQ; encoded by the coding sequence ATGGCGACCGTTTCCACGCAAAAACGCGAGGTGCAGCTCGACCTTTATCCCCGGCCGGTGGAGCCGTTCGTCCCGCATTTCGAGCAGGTCGAGGGACGCTGGACGTGGCGGCACTTCGTCGCGCTGACCGGTTTCTCCATCCTCCTCCACATCGTGTTCGTGTTGTTGATCGTGGCCGTGATCGTGGCGCTGCCCAGGAACAGCCCCATCGTGCTGACGGCGCGGCAGCTGCTCGCGAAAGACGATTCGGTGCAGTACCTGCAACTCGCGCCAGACCAGCAGAAGCTGGTCGAGCACCCGAAGACGAACGTGATCAGCGACAAGGACCGCATGACGTCATCGCGCGCGCCTTCGATCGACCGCAAGACGCTCGACCGGCTGGCGGATAACCTTCGCCGTGGCGCGCCCTCTCCGGCGGCCACCAACGCGGTGTCACCGCAGGCGCCCCAGCCGCAGCAGCAGCCGGCGCCGCAGTCCGGTCCACCCGCGCAGCCGAGTACCCAGCAGCAGATCGCGGAGCTTCATTCTCCCGCGCTTCCCGGACGTGGCCGTGCGCTGCCCGATTTCGGCGGTCCGGCGAGCGCCGGCGCGGTGATCCAGCAGGCAGCGCGCGCCGCTTCAGAGCAGCGTGGCGGCGGTGGTGAGAGTGGCGACTACGGCTCGGGACCGGCTTTCGCCAAGACGGCACAGCGCGGTGACTTTGAAGTGCTCAGCGACACCCTCGGCGTGGACTTCGCGCCTTACCTGCAGCGCATGCGCCTGCAGATCATGAACAACTGGATGAACCTCATCCCGGAAGCCGCGCGCGCGCCGCTGCGCAAGAAGGGGCTGGTGGTCATCGAGTTCAGCGTGCTGAAGGATGGCACGGTCACCGGCGTCCGCCTGGTCGGGCCTTCCGGAGACATCTCGCTCGACCGCGCCGCGTTCGGCGCCATCACCGCTTCCAACCCCATGCCGCAACTCCCCACCGATTTTCGCGGCGACTACTTCACCGTCCGCGGCCGCTTCTTCTATAACCCCGATCGCAACGAGATGCAGTAA